Proteins found in one Deltaproteobacteria bacterium genomic segment:
- a CDS encoding ATP-dependent helicase yields MSINYEKELNPAQLEAVMHGNGPALIVAGAGSGKTRTLVYRVARLVESGVEPSSILLLTFTRRAAEEMLSRAAALLDSRCASVEGGTFHSMANKVLRMYGPEIDIPPDFTILDRADSEDILSWARKDLGLNRRELRFPRKSTLMSVFSQAVNRREDLEALVERQSPHLKRFLGDMKRVRTLYEEHKKKNALLDYDDLLEYFLELLRRIEWVRLALNTRYSHVLVDEFQDTNPSQSEAVTYLAGKDQNVVVVGDDSQSIYSFRGARFKNIIDFPVRFPHARIIKLEQNYRSTQPILNAANRIISEAKEKYTKCLYTVRTEGSPPVIWSAENEHHQSVLVANEIEHLLEGDYRPDDIAVLFRGSHHSFDLEVELANRGLSFVKYGGIKFLEAAHIKDVVSHLRLLANSSDFFSWQRVLLLLDGVGLKRATQAIQFVKESNAGYRALATIPKMGSLPGAKALAQLFEDLSRIRGNPRQQVERVCAYYNPILIEKYDDHPKRARHLEELMSLAERFTRLTDFLAEVTLEPPQSDAHLHGPGDTLTLSTIHSAKGLEWKAVFVIWVAEQWFPHSLVGEDSEEMEEERRLLYVAATRAEERLYFSYPRIWYKHGEGLIDVHASRFLSSLESGAPYNCSKRAVGPAPTRTDPVPRHTVPSSGSGMRATNSLTGKRIRHRTFGVGIVIAEQGEDKIMAHFDQKGLVTLKLAYAPIEILD; encoded by the coding sequence ATGTCGATTAACTATGAAAAAGAGCTGAATCCGGCCCAACTCGAGGCGGTCATGCACGGCAATGGACCGGCCCTGATCGTGGCGGGAGCCGGCAGCGGAAAAACGCGCACTCTCGTGTACCGTGTGGCCAGACTGGTTGAAAGCGGGGTCGAGCCGTCATCCATCCTCCTACTGACGTTTACACGCCGGGCGGCGGAGGAAATGCTGTCCAGGGCCGCCGCCCTGCTGGACAGCCGATGTGCTTCCGTTGAAGGCGGAACCTTCCACTCGATGGCCAATAAAGTACTCCGCATGTACGGCCCGGAAATCGATATCCCCCCGGACTTCACCATATTGGACCGTGCGGATTCGGAAGACATCCTATCCTGGGCCAGGAAAGATCTGGGATTGAACCGTCGGGAGTTGCGTTTTCCCAGAAAAAGCACGCTGATGAGTGTGTTTAGTCAGGCCGTCAACCGGCGAGAGGATCTCGAAGCCCTGGTCGAACGCCAGAGTCCCCACCTGAAGCGGTTCCTGGGAGACATGAAGCGGGTCCGAACGCTTTATGAGGAACACAAAAAGAAAAACGCGCTGTTGGACTACGACGATTTGCTGGAATATTTCCTGGAACTGCTTCGCCGTATCGAATGGGTGCGCCTGGCCCTCAACACCCGGTACTCGCATGTGCTTGTCGACGAATTTCAGGATACCAACCCGAGCCAAAGCGAGGCGGTTACGTATTTGGCCGGTAAAGACCAGAACGTAGTAGTCGTCGGGGACGATTCACAATCCATCTACTCGTTCCGCGGAGCGAGGTTCAAGAACATCATCGATTTTCCGGTTCGGTTTCCCCATGCGCGGATCATCAAACTCGAGCAGAACTATCGTTCGACCCAGCCGATTCTGAATGCAGCCAACCGGATTATCTCCGAAGCGAAGGAAAAATACACCAAGTGTCTGTACACCGTACGCACTGAAGGGTCGCCACCGGTAATCTGGTCCGCGGAAAACGAGCACCACCAATCCGTACTGGTGGCCAACGAGATCGAACATCTGCTCGAAGGTGACTACCGCCCGGACGACATCGCCGTTCTGTTCCGGGGAAGCCATCATTCCTTTGACCTGGAGGTCGAACTCGCCAATCGGGGTCTATCCTTTGTCAAATACGGGGGTATCAAGTTCCTCGAGGCGGCGCACATCAAGGACGTGGTCTCCCACCTTCGATTGCTGGCCAACTCTTCGGACTTTTTTTCGTGGCAGCGCGTGCTTCTGCTCCTCGACGGCGTGGGTTTGAAAAGAGCTACTCAGGCCATTCAGTTCGTCAAGGAAAGCAATGCAGGATACCGGGCCCTGGCCACGATCCCCAAGATGGGAAGCCTGCCGGGCGCCAAAGCGCTGGCGCAACTGTTCGAAGACCTGTCTCGGATTCGGGGAAATCCCCGGCAGCAGGTCGAACGCGTGTGCGCCTACTATAACCCGATTCTGATCGAAAAATACGACGATCATCCGAAGCGCGCACGTCACCTGGAAGAATTGATGAGCCTGGCGGAACGCTTCACCCGACTCACCGATTTTCTGGCCGAGGTGACCCTGGAGCCCCCTCAGTCGGACGCGCACCTTCATGGTCCGGGGGACACGCTGACCCTATCCACCATTCACTCGGCCAAAGGCCTCGAATGGAAAGCCGTTTTTGTCATCTGGGTGGCCGAACAATGGTTTCCTCACAGCCTGGTGGGGGAAGACTCCGAAGAGATGGAGGAGGAACGACGGCTGCTGTACGTAGCCGCCACCCGGGCCGAGGAACGTCTCTATTTTTCATACCCGCGGATCTGGTACAAACACGGAGAGGGTCTGATCGACGTGCATGCTTCCCGATTTCTGAGTTCGCTTGAAAGCGGCGCCCCATACAACTGCTCGAAGCGCGCGGTGGGACCGGCTCCTACGCGTACGGATCCAGTACCCCGACACACGGTCCCTTCAAGCGGGTCCGGAATGCGAGCAACCAACTCCCTGACCGGCAAGCGTATACGTCACCGCACCTTTGGAGTCGGAATTGTCATTGCCGAACAGGGTGAGGACAAGATCATGGCCCACTTCGACCAGAAAGGACTCGTGACATTGAAGTTGGCGTACGCGCCAATAGAAATCCTTGATTGA
- a CDS encoding acetoacetate decarboxylase family protein — protein MGFVKTLHEIARMHRETYDFFDAEMLTVFFETKTEVVERLLPPPLKPASMPIGFAFTANYPKTNFGIEYRESGLFVQASFNGEEGSFCLAMPVSNDMAMIGGREMFGYPKKIGEIGLTRQGERMLGWTERRGFRFLEMTADLTGTFNVPEVQSAFTPTAETHAIIFNFKYFPAPDGAGFDYHPRLIREVVVMRPKSVEAGKAELILRSSQWDPWGDVQPVRVLGAVYTVGDNSMLKGSVVAEADPAAFLPFITMKVDGY, from the coding sequence ATGGGTTTTGTCAAAACGCTACATGAGATCGCCCGCATGCACCGGGAAACCTACGATTTTTTCGATGCGGAAATGTTGACCGTGTTCTTCGAGACCAAGACCGAGGTCGTCGAGCGGTTGCTGCCCCCTCCCCTCAAGCCCGCTTCCATGCCCATCGGTTTTGCATTCACGGCGAACTACCCGAAGACCAACTTCGGCATCGAGTATCGGGAGAGCGGCCTCTTTGTGCAAGCCTCGTTCAACGGCGAAGAAGGAAGTTTTTGCCTGGCCATGCCCGTCAGCAACGATATGGCCATGATCGGCGGCCGGGAGATGTTCGGGTACCCCAAGAAAATCGGGGAAATCGGTTTGACGAGGCAAGGAGAACGGATGCTGGGCTGGACCGAACGCCGTGGGTTTCGTTTTCTCGAAATGACGGCGGACCTGACCGGAACCTTCAATGTCCCCGAAGTCCAAAGCGCCTTTACCCCAACGGCGGAAACTCATGCCATTATCTTCAATTTCAAGTACTTTCCCGCCCCCGACGGCGCCGGCTTCGACTATCACCCCCGCCTGATCCGGGAAGTGGTGGTCATGCGGCCCAAATCCGTCGAAGCGGGCAAGGCCGAACTGATCCTACGATCCTCCCAATGGGACCCCTGGGGCGACGTCCAACCCGTGCGAGTGCTGGGCGCCGTGTACACGGTGGGCGACAACTCGATGCTCAAAGGCTCCGTTGTCGCCGAAGCCGACCCTGCCGCGTTCCTGCCTTTCATCACCATGAAAGTGGACGGGTACTAG